The Nostoc sp. 'Lobaria pulmonaria (5183) cyanobiont' genome window below encodes:
- the opcA gene encoding glucose-6-phosphate dehydrogenase assembly protein OpcA, which produces MASQASTIYSLQAPKDISLNEIDTELNQIWQSYGITGEDGGLPAATRATTFTLVVYEPEETQYLLATLGFYNGPLDGILGPQMRAALRQVQTKYALPETGIATPETLAILREEFIKRQGNSATGDNSSIELPSLSLNAPSPRIADEIALRNPCRIIALFPITGEDKGVKAQVSAYCPIQKQSSSTLICCEYITLSGTAAALERVGGMIPALLIGGLPKFLWWKATPDPNNTLFKRLADVCNNVIVDSCRFNEPESDLLHLQELVESGVPLADLNWRRLAAWEELTAEAYDSPHRRAALREVDRVTIDYEKGNPAQALLFLGWLASRLEWQPVSYKKETGDYDITRINFIAQDQRQIEAELAGVPLADVGEIAGDLIALRLSSTNPKADCGTVICSETGGCMRMETHGGAQSAGLFQQVTSLSEQKAEALLSQQVQRWGHESLFEESLGVTANIFKLETNS; this is translated from the coding sequence TCACTTCAGGCGCCAAAAGATATTTCGCTTAACGAAATAGATACGGAACTGAATCAAATTTGGCAAAGTTACGGTATTACTGGCGAGGACGGTGGACTTCCTGCTGCTACTCGCGCCACTACATTTACCTTAGTGGTTTACGAACCGGAAGAAACCCAGTATCTATTGGCTACTTTGGGATTTTACAACGGTCCGCTTGACGGGATTTTAGGACCTCAGATGAGAGCTGCCTTGCGGCAAGTGCAGACAAAATATGCATTGCCAGAGACTGGAATAGCAACACCTGAAACCCTGGCTATCTTGAGAGAAGAATTCATCAAACGTCAAGGAAACAGCGCTACGGGAGACAATAGTTCTATTGAACTTCCCAGCTTAAGCTTAAATGCCCCAAGCCCCAGAATTGCTGATGAAATTGCCCTCCGCAACCCTTGCCGCATCATCGCCCTATTTCCCATTACTGGCGAAGATAAAGGGGTCAAGGCTCAAGTTTCTGCCTATTGCCCGATCCAAAAGCAATCGTCAAGTACACTAATTTGCTGCGAATACATCACTCTCAGTGGAACTGCTGCTGCCTTGGAACGGGTAGGGGGCATGATTCCAGCCTTGTTAATTGGCGGCTTACCAAAGTTTCTCTGGTGGAAAGCAACACCAGACCCCAATAACACTCTATTCAAGCGGTTGGCAGACGTCTGCAATAATGTGATTGTGGATTCTTGCCGCTTTAACGAACCAGAAAGTGATTTACTCCACCTCCAAGAATTGGTGGAAAGTGGGGTTCCCCTCGCTGACCTCAACTGGCGTCGCCTCGCAGCATGGGAGGAATTGACAGCTGAAGCTTACGACTCACCTCATCGTCGGGCTGCCCTTCGGGAAGTTGACCGAGTAACTATTGATTACGAAAAAGGCAACCCTGCACAAGCATTGCTGTTTTTGGGTTGGTTGGCAAGTCGTCTAGAATGGCAGCCAGTTTCCTATAAAAAGGAAACCGGAGATTATGACATCACTCGCATTAACTTTATTGCCCAAGATCAACGGCAAATAGAAGCCGAATTAGCAGGTGTTCCCCTTGCTGATGTGGGTGAGATTGCTGGCGACTTGATTGCTTTGCGCCTCAGTTCGACTAATCCGAAGGCAGACTGTGGTACAGTAATTTGCTCGGAAACTGGTGGTTGTATGCGCATGGAAACTCACGGCGGTGCCCAATCTGCCGGTCTGTTTCAACAGGTGACTTCACTTTCAGAACAAAAGGCGGAAGCATTGCTGAGTCAGCAAGTACAACGCTGGGGTCACGAGTCACTTTTTGAAGAAAGTCTGGGAGTGACAGCGAATATTTTCAAATTGGAAACAAATAGTTAG